The Salminus brasiliensis chromosome 14, fSalBra1.hap2, whole genome shotgun sequence genome contains the following window.
TGAGCATGAAGCCTGCAGATCTCCAGGAGGAGTACTGGTGACCACTGATGGTTTAGAATGGTATTGCTCCATTACAATCAAATGCAAGGAGGAAACGAACAAGATGGTTCTTCAtctaagaaagaaaaaaaaaaggtctaacAATATTGGTACCAACATCTCTCAAACCCAGGATTGGAATGACTAAATCAGTATCTTAAGACCATCAAGCTTATTTTCCTTTCTCAGACCAGTTTTAATTAGGCTCTGGTTCTTTACCTCAGGTACTAAGCATGTGGTCACTTACAACAAATAAAATTTTGCTGACAAATTATGGATCATGTGCTTTCTTTGACTATCCTCAGAGCTGATTCCCTAGATGTACTTTTTAAGTAGATGCATGTTTTGTCACATTTACATCCATGTCTGACTGAGCCCTGAATTCTGAACATGTTAATAGCTTTTTGCTATACATTGTTTTCCAAGTGCATATGAAAAAAGGAAGCTCTGATGACTGCGTTGAAAATTATAGTATTAAATGAATTTATTGAAACATACAAAAGATGAACAGTTtaatcctcatcctcatcctcctcttcatcctgGTTGATCTGGAAGTAACGAAGTTCATAGCTCTCTTTAGTGTTTGCCACAACACGGAGCCAGTCTCTGAGGTTGTTCTTCTTCAAATACTTCTTGGTGAGATATTTCAGGTacctaaaaggaaaaaaaaaagagtattgATAAGATGCACTAGGTATAAAGTCAAATGTAACATACTACACAATTCTGCAACATGTCTGGTTCAGCAATAAAATCTGACGAACCTTTTAGAAAAGGGAACCTCAGAAGATACAGTGATCTTGCTTTTGCTTCTTTCAATGGATACAACTCCACCTCCCAGGTTACCAGCTTTGCCATTCACTTTGATGCGCTCCTGCAGGAACTGCTCCTGTTAAAATGTAGATCCAGTTCAAAGCGTGAGTATTTTTTCATGCATGTGAATCAATGTAACATTTCTAAAGAATCTACTTGTTTGTAGAGCAGTTTTGTGTACATTACTTATATATGGATTTTGCACAAAAGCTtcatgaggggaaaaaaaatatcatACAAAGTTGGCTGCATCCATAATGCCATCTTCTACTGGGTGAGTACAGTCCAGAGTGAACTTCAGGACCTGCTTCTTTTTCTTACCACCTTTGGTGGCGGGTCGCCTTTtctgtaaaaagaaaatatcaGAGATgaggaaaaaatgaaaataagggTCACTCTGAGACAGCTGTATTGTTCCACATGGGCTCACTGAAGCACACTGGTTTAACGTCATCCTCTCATGCTGCAGACTCGGCCCCCAAACATCAAACTACTTATGTTGGGCACACGGTCAGACACTGGACCACCTCATTTTTGAGTATTTTGAGGTTTACGTATCTGTACTCTTGAAATGACATGGTCGCTTTCAAAGCTCATCAACAGCCTTTAGCTCAGCTGACGGACTAGCCAGCTAGCGTAAGCTCAACGTTCAGCTAGTTAGCTTAGCTAGATACAGGCCACTCGTAACGTATACGACCAGATGTAATAAACTGGCGTCGGGAATTCTCATTTCCGCTCATTAGACGATAGAGCGGACTTTCACACAGCCGTCGCCACATTTCTGACAACACATGTCGGAGAGGAGAcgggtttattttaatatttgccGCTGCGCTCTGAGACTCACCAGCAGAGACATTGGGAAAACGGGctaagagagagaacagagatcGCGCATGCGCCACGTCGGGGTCTGATGAATCGAGTGCAGATGTGGTCGATGTAATCAGCAGTTCTGAATTTGACTAATGTGTGCAGGTTAGGGACGCAGGTCACAGGATTAGCATAAACTGTTATGCTTAACTGCAGTATTGTTGGGATGTTCACGTGTGTTTGAGGCGCAGGTAGGTAGGGTGTTAcactggggagaaaaaaaaaaaaaaaattatatatagaatataaaaaaaatagataaatatatatatatatatatatagttaaaaaCAACGACAGGAAGGCCCAAGTTAAGGAACACAAATTTATCTAGCGCTATTTAAGCTTAACAATTGCGCCCCCTGTAGACTGAGGCAAGGTCATTAAACCGAGGGGGCGGTTTGTTATTACTCTGTGGCTTTGCTAGCTACATAACTATGAACGAACTTGATGTTCATGTAATTTGATGGGCCACAAGTAGCCTAATTAAACCTTAAAACAAGCGGTTTAACCACTTGCCCAATACCCAcacttaaatataaataaaacgaCGCCCCTGTTTATTGTAAAGTCAGGTGAGGAACAGTAAGGGTTTGGTTACAAGGCTCTGTGGATCCAGACCACGCAAACCAATGAAGACAGGCAAAGGTGTAGAACAAGTGAATGCTTTTTATTAAGTGCTTTTACAGtaaaactacatttaaaagtgctacaatacaataaaacagcCTTTTTAACTAGTGAGGCAGTTGTGGCTTAGGGGTAGTTTGCCAAATTACAGGGTTCCTGTGACCTCCTTAGTCAAGAAATCAGAAATACATGGGCTGGCACCCACAGTCTAACAGCACAGGCCTACATGGCTGGAAACTTACGGGAAACATACCTCTTACCTGTTAGAAACCCCTGGTGGGCCTCACATTGAAGCATGCTGAAAGTTTACCAAATCCTTACCAACTTAAAGCACACTGCTATAAAAGTCAGGGACTACTGGTAAAAAGCTCTAAAACAATACCCCACTAACATTTCTAGAGTAGTAAAAGCAAAGTTATGGAATATGCAGGTAAAAGCAGAGAAGCAAGCAAACTAAcagccctttttttttgtttttgcctgCTTTTTTAAAAGGCTTGGCTCCTCCCCCACTTACTTCAGCCAGGTATCTCACTGGTCAGTGAGTCAGGTGGCTAGGCAGGTACACCTGTGGAGGGAGGGTCAGATAGAGAGAGGCAGACGCAAATGCGAAACCTACCTGCAATGCACGAAACACAGGTTTCAGAAggctaagctggtctttgatggccTAGGTGGTTTAAAAACTGCTCAACTGGTCATCATacaaaacataccctatgctcgTAAGCAAGCTTAATCTGGTTGACCAGATGTTTCTGTTTAAGtctgatggactagctggtctgtTAACATGCACCTGAATGACAcagctggttgactagtttgttTAAGCTGCTCACACTGCTGGGCCAATGTGGTCAGGCTGATCGTGCTGTCAGCCATTGTGGTCATGCTTTCtgatcagcttggtcatgcacTTCTCATGCAAAGCTATGAAAATGTAGTTTGCTCTTTTTACTCTGAACTCTAAAGCTGAAATAAGAGCAAATAAGGTAGAATTTCATTAACCAATATTTGCAGATAtttagtggaagtcagtgtgttaACTGTCTGGTACTTGTAATACTATTTTTGTCACTCGTTGGTAGATAAAGGGTATCTGGTTTCTCTTGTGTAATCAGTGTTTGGTTGTATAGATACGTGACCACCCTCCCCTCCTTTCAGCTGTTCCTCTGTGTGAATCCCTGATTCTCCCTGACGTCAAGGCCAGCCCTCTATCTAGACCGGCTCACAAACCCTCTACATGGCTTTCATTCCAGCCACAGACAGCAGGGCTAGGACACCAGCAAGGTGAATGGATGTCTGTGTTGTATATGTTCAACTTGTTTTGATTGCTTAGTCCTACACATGTAGGTTTTCAGTTCTTTTAAGCTTCGTATTCACTCATACTTCTTTTGTTCGCATGTCTTAGTCCAATAATAGGTTTATATATAGGTGCGTTGAGGTACATGGGGGAGAAGAAGCATTAGTCTATGTCTTCTTTTATGTTCTATTTCTGGTTCAGTGCCAGAGAGACTCAACAACAGTATGCTAAACCCTTCTGTATTCAGTAGTAGCTAAAGCATTAGTTACATCCTGGCCTGCTGTAAGGATATGAAGAACCTCTCTGCCTTTGCAGATGTCTGGAGGAATCTTCGCCCCCTTGGATAATCTTTTTGACCCGGACAGTGCCAGCTGCCACCCCTTGGTGTGCCACTTGTGCCATGAACAGTACGAACATCCCTGCCTTCTGGATTGTTATCACACCTTCTGTGCCAGCTGTCTACGTGGTAGAGCTGTGGACAGTCGACTGACGTGCCCCCTCTGTGGGTAAGAACCTGCCTTTGCAGTTTCAGCCAGAAAAGAACCTTGTTGTCTGCTTGAACTTTGTGGACAATCGGTATTAACATAACGGTGCTACTTAAGGAACTGAATTCTGTAGCTAAATATAcaattacattatataaacatatatatatatatatatatatatatatatatatatatatatatagtaaaatacACTTTACAAGACAAGGGTTCTTCTACTGGAAACTTTTTGGGATCTATATAAacttatatagatatataaacaaAAAGTAAGGACATTTGTTTATGGTAGATTATTTCTTTGTGATAACAATGCTTCCTGGCAATAAATTGTATACCGTTGGAAAGCCTGTTAAcacatttgtaaggaacatgcTTTTGTGGGATGAGAAGCAGAGCTGAGTTTGTGAGTTGCGCCCATGAAAAATTTGCCAAATCCTCTCtgccaaacagcttattttGCTGTTGAGTCGTTTGGTGGACTGGATGATTCAAGttggaaaaaaaagacatattGGCAGTTTaccaatttattcatttaacaaaCAAGAGCCTCAGCAGCATGTGGAAGAACCGTACACAGCCAAAACAGCCTGGCACCTCCTCCACCACACACTGGTTTTAATGGCATCTCATTCTTCAACCAGCATATACTGCAAGTTAGCCAACATGGCTGTGTTGGTCACTCTGGCACAAACAGCATGCCCAAGCTGATCCCACAAATGTTCAatggggttaaggtcaggactgcTGGCAGGCCATTCAATCCTATGGGACTATGGGAAGTGCCCTATCCCCACTGGTTACAGAATTTTATCTTGATTTCTCTCTGCATTGAGATTGCCTCCAATGATGACAAGCCTAGTTTTTCCAGAGAGGGAGATGCTGCCCCATACCATCACACTGCCTCCATCAAAAGATGTTACTCTATTGGTGCAGCAATCAGCTTAGCGTTCTCCGTGTCTTATCCACACTTTAACCCTATGATTCAACTGCCATAGGCAGAATCTGGACTCAAAACTGACaccatttaaaagggaaattaaGAGGCTTTCCATGGTATAAGATTTATTGCATTTTATTGAAGCGTAGTtgcaacaaagaaataatatacCTATTGCTATATACATAGATGTTCCACCATGGAGAAAAAGCATTTAAGCTTTCAAAGGGAATAGTTGAGTTGTCATTGTTCTATACAGCCTTATAGAAAGGGTCCTTCATGGGTTCCTTTAAGAAAACATAATAGTGCTGTATAGAGCCTTGAGAGTTTAaaaaccatttggatgcttaaatggttacTTGTCTGGTCtttatattattcaaaaacCTTTTCtagatatttttatatagagCGTTTTCATAAATGCTTCTCTTTAGCACCAAAGCACTTTCACTATTGTTACTAATTGTTACTATTGCTATTGTAAGCAAAAACATTTCAGTAATGTATGGAAGTGTTTTTGAGTAGTAGACAAATCACCATGTCCTACCCATTACTGCATCACACACCACTAAAAAACACAAGTATTGTAAGATatgttaatatattaataataatatgtatatattatataatatctattttattttaatataaaatgttattttacgATTGCTTAAGTGTATATTAAGTcaaatgcaaatgtttgtgcacccctggttaaattacatgttttttttaattctatATAAAAGTACGTTTACATCTACAGCAAAGACACTTCTGCACATATTAATGCacaatcatgttttttttttaacttaatttaacatatttttaataaatacatgtataaaaatggtaaatagcaaataaatagtaattgtGCTTTCAACAGTGTTTACCAGTCCTGTCCTTTTGGGCCTTTAGAAAGCCCACATTTTGCTGTACTTTAGCTTTGACAGGTACTCTGAACCAACCATGCAAgtacatatacagtggggaaaaaaaagtatttagtcagtcaccaattgtgcaagttctcccacttaaaaaaatgagagaggcctgtgattgacatcataggtagacctcaactatgagagacaaaatgagaaaaaaaaatctgatatgcaaataatggtggaaaataagtatttggtcacctacaaacaagcaagatttctgtcacagacctgtaacttcttctttaagaggcttctctgtcctccactcattacctgtattaatggcacctgtttgaacttgttaacagtataaaagacacctgcccacaacctcaaacagtcacactccaaactccactatggtgaagaccaaagagctgtcaaaggacaccagaaacaaaattgtaga
Protein-coding sequences here:
- the LOC140576832 gene encoding large ribosomal subunit protein eL22-like — encoded protein: MSLLKRRPATKGGKKKKQVLKFTLDCTHPVEDGIMDAANFEQFLQERIKVNGKAGNLGGGVVSIERSKSKITVSSEVPFSKRYLKYLTKKYLKKNNLRDWLRVVANTKESYELRYFQINQDEEEDEDED